Proteins encoded together in one Candidatus Bathyarchaeia archaeon window:
- a CDS encoding DUF1297 domain-containing protein has product MGREARKIISEYCPERITIGVLGSHSAEEVGVSAKVFGFQTLVVCQKGREALYADYNRHLFDHVILLDKFSDIMREDVQDKMLELNTIFIPNRSFSVYVGYDNIENKFRVPIYGNRFLLRTEERAAPRNQYWLLEKAGIKIPKKFDRPEDIDRLVIVKVQQKRKPLERAFFYASSPEDYYKKAEELIRKEVIDEEGLRRARIEEYVLGQKFNANFQKWALKDYFGEFDFLGFDDRKQTNLHGILSLPARDQLMLDVPVKNEEIGHYGLTMRESQKPLVYEAADKFIKVCEKEYPPGIIGLFALQGAIAYDADDPEQKRLAFYIFDVSPRVPGSPCVGPTSPEMRRLTLKYQRILRKYGVDRIEASMDLPMLEIRYAAENGRLSEIVT; this is encoded by the coding sequence ATGGGGAGAGAAGCTCGGAAAATTATCTCGGAATATTGTCCTGAGAGAATAACGATTGGCGTTTTAGGGTCTCACTCAGCTGAGGAGGTAGGAGTATCTGCTAAGGTTTTTGGCTTTCAGACTCTAGTTGTCTGTCAAAAAGGTAGGGAAGCATTATACGCTGACTATAATAGGCATCTCTTTGATCACGTGATACTCTTAGATAAGTTCTCGGATATAATGAGAGAAGATGTTCAGGATAAAATGTTAGAATTAAATACCATTTTTATTCCCAACAGATCGTTCTCAGTTTACGTTGGATACGATAACATTGAGAACAAGTTTAGGGTTCCAATATATGGTAACCGCTTTCTTTTAAGGACTGAGGAGAGAGCCGCTCCTAGAAATCAATATTGGCTTTTAGAGAAGGCTGGCATAAAGATACCTAAGAAATTTGATAGGCCTGAAGATATTGATAGGCTTGTCATAGTTAAAGTTCAGCAGAAAAGGAAGCCGTTGGAGCGGGCGTTCTTTTACGCTTCATCACCCGAGGACTACTACAAGAAAGCTGAAGAGTTAATAAGGAAGGAAGTAATAGACGAGGAAGGCTTGAGGAGAGCCCGCATAGAAGAATATGTTCTCGGGCAAAAGTTTAATGCGAACTTCCAAAAATGGGCTTTAAAGGATTATTTTGGGGAATTTGATTTTCTAGGCTTCGATGACAGGAAGCAGACAAACCTTCATGGGATTCTAAGTCTTCCAGCAAGAGATCAGCTCATGCTGGATGTTCCAGTTAAAAATGAGGAGATAGGTCATTACGGGCTAACTATGAGAGAATCCCAGAAACCACTAGTATATGAGGCTGCCGATAAATTCATAAAAGTTTGCGAGAAAGAATATCCGCCGGGCATAATCGGTCTATTCGCCTTACAGGGAGCTATAGCCTACGATGCTGATGATCCAGAGCAGAAGAGGTTGGCTTTCTACATTTTTGATGTCAGCCCCAGAGTCCCCGGGAGCCCGTGTGTTGGCCCCACTTCTCCTGAAATGCGCAGATTGACGCTAAAGTATCAGAGGATCCTCAGAAAATATGGTGTCGATAGGATAGAGGCCTCAATGGATTTGCCAATGCTTGAAATACGGTATGCTGCAGAAAACGGGAGGTTAAGTGAAATCGTAACTTGA